One Acidobacteriota bacterium DNA segment encodes these proteins:
- a CDS encoding dephospho-CoA kinase: MSLRVGLTGGLASGKTTVAKMFADRGAHVLYADKVGHELMEPGEPVYEEIIKLFGKSIVNPDKSINRATLAEIAFGSGRIEELNRVVHPAVAARLERWIEEMSEFDPRAVLIFEAALILEAGMGKHFDKLLVVNSNPQQKLERFATRTVSTDSELEHARALVEAERRIGAQLSDQEKITAADYVIDNSGDFSQTERQVSRIYKELQQLAARRGIHSSI; this comes from the coding sequence ATGAGTTTGCGCGTCGGTCTCACCGGCGGATTGGCGAGTGGTAAGACGACTGTTGCAAAAATGTTCGCAGACCGCGGGGCCCACGTGCTGTACGCCGACAAGGTTGGTCACGAGCTAATGGAACCCGGCGAACCTGTATACGAAGAGATCATTAAACTTTTCGGCAAGTCTATCGTCAATCCTGACAAGAGCATCAACCGCGCAACACTGGCTGAAATCGCATTTGGCAGCGGGCGAATCGAAGAGTTGAATCGGGTCGTGCATCCGGCAGTCGCAGCCCGGCTGGAGCGTTGGATAGAGGAGATGTCAGAGTTCGATCCACGCGCGGTGCTCATATTCGAAGCTGCGCTCATTCTTGAAGCGGGAATGGGAAAGCATTTCGACAAGCTGCTTGTCGTCAACAGCAATCCGCAGCAAAAACTCGAGCGTTTTGCGACTCGCACTGTCAGTACTGATAGCGAATTGGAACATGCTAGAGCGCTCGTCGAAGCTGAACGGCGAATCGGAGCGCAATTATCCGATCAGGAAAAGATCACAGCGGCAGACTATGTGATCGACAATTCCGGTGACTTTTCGCAAACCGAGCGCCAGGTCAGCAGGATTTACAAGGAGCTTCAACAGCTAGCAGCGCGAAGGGGAATTCACTCTTCGATTTAG
- a CDS encoding Holliday junction resolvase RuvX, which produces MVHSENATSHSSGRVLGLDVGARRIGIAVSDPLGFTAQGISTLHRRNRRYDLAALRKLLAEYEISEIVIGNPLRMSGQTGTQAEKMADFAGHLEQEFLLPVHLWDERLSTAEAHRLLDETGIRDSRRKQVIDKMAAVLILQSFLDARAAKSQFTTEAQRHR; this is translated from the coding sequence ATGGTGCATAGTGAAAATGCGACTTCCCATAGCTCTGGTCGCGTTTTGGGACTTGACGTTGGCGCTCGCCGCATCGGAATTGCGGTTTCCGATCCGCTGGGATTTACCGCGCAGGGGATCAGCACATTGCATCGCCGCAATCGAAGGTACGATCTCGCGGCATTACGAAAGCTCCTCGCGGAATACGAAATCAGCGAGATAGTAATAGGCAACCCGCTGCGTATGAGCGGACAGACCGGAACGCAGGCAGAGAAGATGGCTGATTTTGCGGGACATCTCGAGCAGGAGTTCTTACTCCCAGTTCACTTATGGGACGAGCGCCTGAGCACGGCTGAGGCCCATCGTCTGCTCGATGAGACGGGCATTCGCGATTCCCGGCGCAAACAAGTGATCGACAAAATGGCGGCAGTGCTGATCCTGCAGTCCTTCCTCGATGCACGCGCTGCAAAGAGCCAGTTCACCACAGAGGCACAGAGACACCGGTAG
- a CDS encoding bifunctional methylenetetrahydrofolate dehydrogenase/methenyltetrahydrofolate cyclohydrolase, protein MPTETSHALAVILDGTRIAAQIKEEVAAQVKELAAQGIRPGLAAVLAGNDPASEIYVRNKVRACEHLGIYSDRFMPPASVTTDEMLKLVNDLNRRDDIDGILVQLPLPPQVDSKRVLLAVSPEKDVDGFHPVNVGNLSTQRPGLIPCTPAGVIEILKRSNIEIFGRDAVVLGRSDIVGKPVAMMLINSNATVMVCHSRTVDLAAHTRQADILVAAIGKPALVTPDMVKPGAAVIDVGINRVMDKQKVREYFGDDSKRQEEFAKKGSTLVGDVHPRVAEVAGAITPVPGGVGPLTIAMLMSNTVKAARLRRGLPVQ, encoded by the coding sequence ATGCCAACGGAGACTTCACACGCTCTAGCCGTCATACTCGACGGCACCAGGATCGCTGCGCAAATCAAAGAGGAAGTGGCTGCGCAGGTAAAGGAACTAGCGGCCCAAGGCATTCGGCCCGGCTTGGCGGCTGTCTTGGCTGGGAATGATCCTGCCTCCGAGATCTACGTTCGCAACAAGGTACGGGCATGCGAGCACCTTGGCATTTACAGCGACAGATTCATGCCGCCAGCTTCAGTGACAACCGATGAAATGCTCAAGCTCGTCAACGACCTGAATCGCCGCGATGACATTGACGGCATCCTCGTGCAGCTCCCATTGCCGCCGCAGGTGGATTCAAAACGAGTGCTGCTCGCGGTCTCGCCCGAGAAAGATGTTGATGGTTTTCATCCAGTGAACGTCGGGAATCTGTCTACGCAGCGTCCCGGGTTGATTCCCTGCACGCCCGCAGGAGTGATCGAGATCCTCAAGCGCAGCAACATCGAAATCTTCGGACGCGACGCAGTCGTGTTGGGCCGCAGTGACATCGTTGGCAAGCCGGTGGCGATGATGCTCATCAACAGCAACGCCACGGTGATGGTCTGTCACAGCCGCACGGTCGACCTTGCGGCACATACGAGACAGGCCGACATTCTCGTTGCGGCGATCGGCAAGCCAGCGCTGGTCACGCCAGACATGGTCAAGCCAGGAGCCGCCGTTATTGATGTAGGAATTAATCGCGTGATGGACAAGCAGAAGGTGCGCGAATACTTCGGCGACGATTCCAAGCGTCAGGAAGAGTTCGCGAAAAAGGGATCAACGCTGGTGGGTGACGTTCATCCGCGCGTTGCTGAAGTTGCCGGTGCTATCACTCCAGTGCCCGGCGGCGTCGGCCCGCTAACGATCGCGATGCTCATGTCCAACACCGTCAAGGCTGCGCGTTTGCGTCGCGGGCTACCGGTTCAATGA
- a CDS encoding peptidase S1, protein MKTLRPLVFSVFLLLGFYLVTTHGNFVFRLPVDKSWITRPDKVEITEAASPASFDPEEQNNISVYRKVIPTVVNITSTAVAFDFFYGTVPQQGQGSGFIINSDGHILTNNHVIAGARQVEVTLWNKKKYRAEVIGSDRQKDLAVIQIPAKGLSAATLGDSHSLEVGQKVYAIGNPFGLSGTMTRGIISSIRSVRGPEGTGIDEAIQTDAAINPGNSGGPLLNSRGEVIGINSMILTGGAEQSAGVGFAIPINSAKAVLNDLVQFGRVRRPSLGIAGLLPIGPELADQMGLAADSGVLIQQVVPGGAADRAGIRGGRERAYLGNTPIYIGGDLIVQIDDQDIETPQDIQNVLDNHHSGDTVRVTVYRGKQRLTLKVTLDELRGAQRAT, encoded by the coding sequence ATGAAAACGTTACGTCCACTAGTCTTTTCTGTTTTTTTGCTTCTTGGTTTTTATCTCGTTACCACACATGGAAATTTCGTTTTTCGCCTTCCGGTCGATAAGAGCTGGATCACGCGTCCCGATAAGGTTGAAATCACTGAGGCCGCCTCGCCCGCGAGTTTCGATCCTGAAGAGCAGAACAACATCAGCGTGTATCGCAAGGTGATTCCGACAGTAGTCAACATCACCTCGACCGCCGTTGCCTTCGACTTCTTCTACGGGACGGTTCCGCAACAAGGACAAGGATCAGGATTCATCATTAATTCGGATGGCCACATCCTCACCAACAATCACGTGATCGCCGGAGCACGTCAGGTCGAGGTCACGCTTTGGAACAAGAAGAAGTATCGTGCCGAGGTCATCGGCAGTGATCGCCAGAAGGATCTGGCAGTGATTCAAATTCCCGCCAAGGGTCTCTCGGCGGCTACTCTGGGCGACTCCCACAGCCTCGAGGTGGGACAAAAGGTTTATGCCATAGGAAATCCTTTTGGGCTCAGCGGGACTATGACTCGCGGCATCATCAGTTCCATCCGCTCGGTACGCGGACCAGAAGGAACGGGGATCGATGAAGCCATTCAGACCGATGCAGCTATCAACCCCGGAAACTCGGGAGGTCCGCTGCTGAACTCGCGTGGCGAGGTAATTGGTATCAACAGCATGATTCTGACTGGGGGTGCGGAACAGAGCGCAGGCGTAGGCTTTGCCATTCCCATTAACTCAGCAAAAGCCGTGCTCAATGACCTGGTACAGTTCGGGCGAGTCCGTCGTCCCAGTCTGGGAATCGCCGGATTGCTCCCAATTGGCCCCGAGCTGGCCGACCAAATGGGACTCGCTGCCGATTCCGGCGTGCTCATTCAACAGGTAGTTCCCGGCGGCGCTGCTGATAGAGCCGGCATACGTGGCGGTCGTGAAAGGGCCTATCTCGGGAATACGCCGATCTATATCGGCGGAGATCTCATCGTCCAGATCGATGACCAGGACATCGAGACGCCGCAGGACATCCAAAACGTACTGGACAATCATCACTCCGGTGATACTGTGAGAGTAACGGTCTATCGTGGCAAACAGAGACTCACGCTGAAGGTGACGCTTGACGAGCTGCGGGGAGCGCAGAGAGCAACCTAG